Proteins encoded in a region of the Elizabethkingia bruuniana genome:
- the mobA gene encoding conjugal transfer protein MobA: protein MNENNKRKQNKGGRKAKIDPSIHRHVFRLTDEENAKLLSLFETSGMPNKAKFIISLLFGNEMKSVKIDKGTVDFYMRLTSFHSQFRSVGVNYNQIVKLLYKNFSEKKAAAFLYKLEKQTAEMAMLCQKIIQISEEFETKYLKKQP, encoded by the coding sequence ATGAATGAGAATAATAAAAGAAAACAAAATAAAGGCGGACGGAAGGCAAAAATCGACCCAAGCATCCACCGCCACGTTTTTCGTCTTACTGATGAAGAAAATGCCAAACTTTTATCGCTTTTTGAAACATCGGGAATGCCCAATAAAGCAAAGTTTATCATTTCTCTGTTGTTTGGTAACGAGATGAAATCAGTTAAAATAGATAAAGGCACGGTTGATTTTTATATGAGATTGACTTCGTTTCATAGTCAATTTCGTTCTGTGGGTGTCAATTACAACCAAATAGTGAAGCTTTTGTATAAGAATTTTTCCGAGAAAAAAGCCGCAGCGTTTCTATACAAATTAGAAAAACAAACGGCTGAAATGGCAATGTTGTGTCAAAAAATCATTCAGATTAGCGAAGAATTTGAAACAAAGTATCTGAAAAAACAGCCTTAG
- a CDS encoding TraG family conjugative transposon ATPase codes for MRNVAKTTTLENKFPLLAVENNCILSKDADITACFEVRLPELFTVAAAEYEAIHSAWHKAIKTLPDFTVVHKQDWYIKENYAPDLTEENQSFLAKSYQRHFNERPFLNHYCYLFLTKTSKERMRMQSNFSSLCKGSLIPKEIRDKEAIHRFMEAVSQFERIVNDSGFVSLQRLTEDDIIGTDEKQGLLEQYLTLSREVGTPMQDIALGSEEVRIGNKRLSLHTLSDTDDLPGAVSTDTRYEKLSTDRSDCRLSFAAPVGLMLSCNHIYNQYLFLDNSEDNLQKFEKSARNMHSLARYSRANQINKEWIEKYLNEAHSFGLASIRAHFNIMAWSDDPAELKQLKNDCGSALALMECKPRHNTTDVATLYWAGMPGNAADFPSEESFYTFIEPALCFFTEETNYHNSPSPFGIKMADRLTGKPIHLDISDLPMKRGIITNRNKFILGPSGSGKSFFTNHMVRQYYEQGAHVLLVDTGNSYQGLCELIKGKTKGEDGVYFTYTEDNPIAFNPFYTDDGVFDIEKRESIKTLILTLWKRDDEPPTRSEEVALSNAVSGYIERIKTTDDFPSFNGFYEYVKGDYRKVLERKEVREKDFDIANFLNVLEPYYKGGEYDYLLNSDKQLDLLTKRFIVFEIDAIKDHKILFPVVTIIIMEVFINKMRRLKGIRKLILIEEAWKAIAKEGMAEYIKYLFKTVRKFFGEAIVVTQEVDDIIQSPIVKESIINNSDCKILLDQRKYMNKFDDIQAMLGLTDKEKGQVLSINMNNDISRLYKEVWIGLGGTHSAVYATEVSLEEYLAYTTEETEKLEVMQLASELDDNVELAIKHIAMQRRDKVNQ; via the coding sequence ATGAGAAATGTAGCAAAAACAACCACATTGGAAAACAAATTTCCTTTGTTAGCAGTAGAAAACAACTGCATCCTTTCAAAAGATGCAGACATTACTGCCTGTTTTGAAGTGCGATTGCCGGAACTCTTCACGGTAGCAGCGGCAGAATACGAAGCCATTCATTCCGCTTGGCACAAGGCGATTAAAACCTTACCAGATTTCACGGTGGTTCACAAACAGGATTGGTATATCAAGGAAAATTATGCGCCAGATTTGACAGAAGAAAACCAAAGTTTTTTGGCAAAATCCTATCAACGGCATTTCAACGAAAGACCTTTTTTAAATCACTATTGCTATTTGTTCCTTACCAAAACGAGCAAGGAAAGAATGCGTATGCAAAGCAACTTCAGCTCGCTTTGCAAAGGTTCTCTTATCCCGAAAGAAATTAGGGATAAAGAAGCGATACACCGATTTATGGAAGCAGTTTCACAGTTTGAGAGGATTGTAAACGATAGCGGATTTGTAAGCCTGCAACGCCTAACTGAAGATGACATCATCGGAACAGATGAAAAGCAAGGCTTGTTAGAACAGTATCTAACACTTTCAAGAGAAGTAGGTACGCCAATGCAGGACATCGCTCTCGGTTCCGAAGAGGTTCGTATCGGTAATAAAAGATTAAGCCTTCATACTTTGTCGGACACCGATGATTTGCCAGGAGCAGTTTCAACTGATACCCGTTACGAAAAATTATCTACCGACCGAAGTGATTGCCGACTGTCTTTTGCTGCCCCAGTAGGTTTGATGCTCAGCTGCAATCATATCTACAACCAATATTTGTTTTTGGATAACAGTGAAGACAACCTGCAAAAGTTTGAGAAATCTGCAAGGAATATGCACTCTTTGGCAAGGTACAGCCGTGCCAATCAAATTAACAAAGAATGGATAGAAAAATATCTGAACGAGGCTCACAGTTTCGGGCTGGCTTCTATTCGTGCGCATTTCAATATTATGGCGTGGTCAGATGACCCAGCTGAACTAAAGCAGTTGAAAAATGATTGCGGAAGTGCCTTGGCATTGATGGAATGTAAACCACGCCATAACACTACTGATGTAGCTACTTTGTATTGGGCAGGAATGCCGGGCAACGCTGCCGATTTTCCGAGTGAGGAAAGTTTTTACACCTTCATTGAACCAGCATTGTGCTTTTTTACGGAAGAAACCAATTACCACAATTCGCCTTCGCCATTCGGGATAAAAATGGCTGACCGATTGACCGGCAAACCTATTCATTTGGATATTTCGGATTTACCTATGAAACGTGGAATTATTACCAACCGTAACAAGTTTATCCTCGGTCCTTCGGGAAGCGGAAAATCCTTCTTTACAAACCATATGGTACGGCAGTATTACGAGCAAGGCGCTCACGTTTTGCTGGTGGATACGGGTAATTCTTATCAAGGTTTATGCGAACTTATCAAAGGTAAAACCAAAGGCGAAGACGGCGTTTATTTCACTTATACCGAAGATAATCCGATTGCATTTAATCCTTTCTACACAGATGATGGCGTTTTTGACATTGAGAAGCGTGAAAGTATCAAGACTTTGATACTGACCCTTTGGAAACGTGATGATGAACCACCAACTCGTTCGGAAGAAGTTGCCCTTTCTAATGCCGTAAGCGGATATATCGAACGGATAAAAACCACTGATGATTTCCCGTCTTTCAACGGTTTTTACGAATATGTAAAAGGCGATTACCGCAAGGTATTAGAAAGAAAAGAAGTCAGGGAAAAAGACTTTGATATTGCCAATTTTCTCAACGTGTTGGAACCTTATTACAAAGGTGGCGAATATGATTATTTGCTCAATTCTGACAAACAGTTAGACCTTCTTACAAAACGTTTTATCGTGTTTGAAATTGATGCGATTAAAGACCATAAAATCCTCTTTCCCGTGGTAACCATCATTATTATGGAAGTTTTCATTAATAAAATGAGAAGACTTAAAGGTATTCGAAAACTCATACTGATTGAAGAAGCGTGGAAAGCGATTGCCAAAGAAGGAATGGCAGAATACATCAAGTATTTGTTTAAAACCGTCCGTAAATTCTTCGGAGAAGCCATCGTCGTTACGCAGGAAGTTGATGACATCATTCAATCGCCTATCGTGAAAGAAAGTATCATCAATAATTCAGACTGTAAAATCCTTTTAGACCAACGCAAGTATATGAACAAGTTCGATGATATACAGGCAATGTTGGGACTGACGGATAAAGAGAAAGGGCAAGTACTTTCTATCAATATGAACAATGACATCAGCCGTCTGTACAAAGAGGTTTGGATAGGATTAGGTGGTACGCACTCGGCAGTTTATGCCACCGAAGTTAGCCTAGAGGAGTATCTCGCTTACACCACCGAAGAAACCGAAAAATTAGAAGTGATGCAACTCGCTTCTGAATTGGATGACAATGTAGAACTCGCCATCAAGCACATCGCAATGCAGCGACGTGATAAAGTAAATCAATAA
- a CDS encoding ATP-dependent nuclease: MYISKVSLVNYRNFVNAYFNFNKGINTVIGENGSGKTNVFKAIRLLLEDASLQFAYKLTEGDFNRTLDKGRWKGHWIIISIEFDELNDEEAIQSLFIHGTGIAEADYVEKATYNLFFRPKADIRQKLSELAEGDKAGLQAILDDINILDNYETFFTGKSTADFNDPDVYKELVGDFENVIFPSAIDASKFGSKIPHQLSVAKEVSFTFIQALRDVVSDFHNNRTNPLLTLLKNKSGEIKDADYQPISDLVKELNESIEALPDVQTIRDDIKTTIQDAVGLTYSPSSLSIKSSVPDEAEKLLQSLKLFIGEPGEEYEGGIHELSLGGANLIFLTLKLLEFKYRKSKDTFANFLIIEEPEAHIHNHIQKTLFDKLDYGDTQIIYSTHSTQISEVSNVENINILAKKLNYAEVYQPSTDLGAENINQVQRYLDAVRTNLLFAKGVILVEGDAEEILIPIIVKKVLGISLDELGISLINIRSTGFENVAQLFHNDRIQRKCAILTDLDDAICDTTENAGDSDALKKYKKKVAGSKQKGLERKTKLDAFEAGNTWVKAFYAKHTFEVDFISEGNAWEVERIIKKVYIDPATRTQAKTDIESADVAIYGKRVLTMAKQEGKGWFAIMLGKHISYKTEIPAYILDAILFAKETYSSNIVADIIQYRMNKHFEADNALDFTSCKAELLKYRNGTNKLEDLAFDFDLVLPDDQILILIDKLK, translated from the coding sequence ATGTACATATCTAAAGTCAGCCTTGTCAATTATAGAAATTTTGTTAATGCATATTTCAATTTCAATAAAGGAATAAACACCGTTATAGGTGAAAATGGTTCAGGAAAAACCAACGTTTTTAAAGCAATCAGATTGCTTTTGGAAGATGCTTCTCTTCAGTTTGCCTATAAACTAACTGAGGGTGATTTTAATAGAACTTTAGACAAAGGAAGATGGAAAGGTCATTGGATTATAATCAGCATAGAATTTGATGAACTGAATGATGAAGAAGCCATTCAATCATTATTCATACACGGAACCGGTATTGCCGAAGCGGACTATGTAGAAAAAGCTACTTACAATCTTTTTTTTCGCCCAAAAGCAGACATCAGACAAAAACTTTCTGAGTTAGCGGAAGGCGACAAAGCAGGATTACAAGCTATCCTTGATGATATTAACATTTTAGATAACTATGAAACGTTTTTTACAGGGAAAAGTACAGCGGATTTTAACGACCCTGATGTGTATAAAGAACTTGTAGGTGATTTTGAAAATGTCATTTTTCCTTCTGCTATTGATGCGTCAAAATTTGGTTCCAAAATTCCTCATCAGCTATCTGTTGCAAAAGAAGTTTCATTTACTTTTATACAGGCACTAAGAGATGTTGTAAGTGATTTCCATAATAACAGAACCAATCCGTTACTCACCCTTTTAAAAAATAAAAGTGGCGAAATAAAAGATGCTGATTACCAGCCTATCAGCGATTTAGTAAAAGAATTGAATGAAAGCATTGAAGCACTTCCAGATGTACAGACTATCCGTGATGATATTAAAACAACAATTCAAGATGCTGTTGGGCTTACCTATTCTCCCTCATCATTATCTATAAAATCTAGTGTTCCTGATGAAGCGGAAAAACTGCTCCAATCCTTGAAATTATTTATTGGAGAACCAGGAGAAGAATATGAAGGCGGTATCCACGAGTTAAGCTTGGGAGGTGCTAATCTTATTTTCCTGACCTTAAAACTTTTGGAATTTAAATATCGAAAATCAAAAGATACATTCGCAAATTTCTTAATTATAGAGGAGCCAGAGGCTCATATTCATAATCACATTCAAAAAACATTATTCGACAAATTAGATTATGGTGATACTCAAATCATATATTCAACCCATTCTACGCAAATATCTGAAGTCAGTAATGTAGAAAACATAAACATCTTAGCTAAAAAACTAAATTATGCAGAGGTTTATCAGCCTTCTACAGACTTGGGGGCAGAAAACATCAATCAGGTACAACGTTACTTGGATGCGGTAAGAACCAACTTGCTCTTTGCTAAAGGTGTGATTTTGGTAGAAGGCGATGCCGAAGAAATTCTAATCCCAATTATAGTAAAGAAAGTTTTGGGGATAAGCTTGGACGAGTTGGGAATAAGTTTGATAAACATTAGAAGCACTGGGTTTGAAAATGTTGCGCAACTTTTCCATAATGACAGGATACAACGTAAATGTGCTATCCTCACAGATTTAGATGATGCTATCTGCGATACTACTGAAAATGCTGGCGACAGTGATGCTTTGAAAAAGTATAAGAAAAAAGTAGCCGGTTCTAAGCAAAAAGGGCTGGAAAGAAAAACAAAATTAGATGCATTTGAAGCAGGTAATACGTGGGTCAAAGCATTTTATGCGAAGCACACTTTTGAAGTAGATTTTATTTCAGAAGGAAACGCTTGGGAAGTGGAGAGGATTATTAAAAAAGTCTATATTGACCCAGCAACACGTACGCAAGCAAAAACGGATATCGAAAGTGCCGATGTGGCTATTTATGGTAAGCGGGTGCTTACAATGGCAAAACAGGAAGGAAAAGGTTGGTTTGCAATTATGCTAGGCAAACATATTTCTTATAAAACTGAGATCCCAGCTTACATTCTTGATGCTATCCTTTTTGCAAAAGAAACCTATTCTTCAAACATAGTTGCAGACATTATCCAATATAGAATGAATAAACATTTTGAAGCTGATAATGCCCTCGATTTTACAAGTTGTAAAGCGGAACTTTTGAAATATAGAAATGGAACAAATAAATTGGAAGACTTAGCTTTTGACTTTGACCTTGTACTGCCAGACGACCAAATTTTAATACTAATAGATAAACTGAAGTAG
- a CDS encoding DUF5710 domain-containing protein: protein MPLKINVPYSDKDSAKSKGAFWDVEQKTWFVPDHKDINDFQHWIDKSKVSVIIKSPVSIALNSSDCYKCANKTAVISLASNNFYYLNTDENEDEKWFRADGLSFFSMPVFIENEIAGKIKRLFPNYKIAYSKTSSYWANHCEHCGALQGDFFLHSEPGGAFFPLEIEEYEQLTFITVPSKFDVEIDADYSWLSNADVIPKYAKSVSYEEFLEQQK, encoded by the coding sequence ATGCCATTAAAAATAAATGTACCCTACAGCGATAAAGACAGTGCCAAATCAAAAGGCGCTTTTTGGGATGTAGAACAAAAAACTTGGTTTGTTCCTGACCATAAGGATATTAATGATTTCCAGCACTGGATAGACAAATCAAAAGTATCGGTTATTATAAAATCGCCCGTATCAATTGCTTTAAATAGTAGTGATTGCTATAAATGTGCAAACAAAACTGCTGTCATTTCCTTAGCTTCAAATAATTTTTATTATTTGAATACCGACGAAAATGAGGATGAAAAATGGTTTCGAGCCGATGGATTGTCTTTTTTTAGTATGCCAGTATTCATCGAAAATGAAATTGCAGGTAAAATCAAAAGATTATTTCCAAATTATAAAATTGCATATTCTAAAACAAGTAGTTATTGGGCTAATCATTGTGAACATTGTGGAGCCTTGCAAGGCGATTTTTTTCTACATTCAGAACCGGGCGGCGCTTTCTTTCCTTTAGAAATAGAAGAATATGAACAATTAACTTTCATTACTGTTCCGTCAAAATTTGATGTAGAAATAGATGCTGATTATTCTTGGTTAAGCAATGCTGATGTCATTCCTAAATATGCCAAATCAGTATCCTACGAAGAATTTTTAGAGCAGCAAAAATAA
- a CDS encoding UvrD-helicase domain-containing protein, whose translation MFIWEKDSINKEQEDAILEDNSVLLIACPGSGKTRTLTFKIAYELSRLKSDKEFVIAITYTNRASDEIKERVELLGVDTSQLWIGTIHSFCMEWILKPYHLYSERLKNGFKVINSFDSEKILTELCKPYKEEKITYYDCGILAKTDNFYLTCLDTKKHNSLQKILGEYFAILEKNRQIDFEQILFYAYEILKSKPVVANILSKLFPFILIDEYQDTKEIQYHIISKILSVNKGNSKTLIVGDPNQSIYDSLGGYPMPKDELEKLLGFELTPLSLDKNYRSSSAIINYFDYYKTFDTPIVAFGNGKDYPSIITFNSVVSVDDLIEELAQLILYNVETAGISPNEICITAPQWVHIASITRKLIIRLPDFSFDGPGMAPFSRDIDNFWFKVSRVALTEPSPFMYVRRLRWSKEILNELDSAGVDVSNVSSKEFLRICNSFEINETDGLTYLKSFFNQICEKLKIVLPNFPLLDEHFNSFFASSESRIQRLIDEGNPYIGDIENFRKVFRQRDGITVSTIHGTKGEEYDAVIGFGLLDGYVPHFNDNNGIENSKKLLYVLASRARKNLHLISEKYRNVHKFYAPDGKPPTSHLLEYTYDYSFQKFEGMD comes from the coding sequence ATGTTTATTTGGGAAAAAGACAGTATCAATAAAGAACAGGAAGATGCAATTCTTGAAGATAATAGCGTACTTCTTATTGCTTGTCCCGGAAGCGGTAAAACGAGAACCCTTACATTCAAAATTGCTTATGAGTTAAGCAGGTTGAAATCAGACAAGGAATTCGTTATAGCCATAACCTACACTAATAGAGCTTCCGATGAGATAAAGGAGCGGGTTGAGTTATTAGGTGTCGATACGTCACAATTATGGATTGGCACTATCCATTCTTTTTGTATGGAATGGATTTTAAAGCCATATCATTTGTATTCTGAACGATTGAAGAACGGCTTTAAGGTTATCAATTCTTTTGACAGCGAAAAGATATTGACCGAATTATGCAAACCCTATAAAGAAGAAAAAATAACCTATTATGATTGTGGCATCCTTGCCAAAACTGATAATTTCTATTTGACCTGTTTAGACACAAAAAAACATAATTCGTTACAAAAAATTCTTGGGGAATATTTTGCAATCCTTGAAAAAAACCGACAGATTGATTTTGAACAAATTTTGTTTTACGCTTATGAAATACTCAAATCAAAACCAGTTGTAGCAAATATTCTATCCAAATTATTCCCTTTTATTTTAATTGATGAGTATCAGGATACTAAGGAAATACAGTATCACATCATATCCAAAATATTAAGCGTTAACAAAGGCAATTCAAAAACACTTATTGTTGGAGACCCAAACCAATCTATTTACGACTCGCTGGGAGGTTACCCAATGCCTAAAGATGAATTAGAAAAATTATTAGGATTTGAATTGACCCCATTAAGCTTAGATAAAAACTATAGGTCATCGTCGGCTATTATCAACTATTTTGATTATTATAAAACTTTCGACACTCCAATTGTTGCATTTGGTAATGGAAAAGATTATCCAAGTATAATTACATTTAATTCAGTTGTCTCAGTTGATGATTTAATTGAAGAATTAGCTCAGTTAATTTTGTACAATGTAGAAACAGCCGGAATTAGCCCAAACGAAATATGCATCACTGCTCCACAATGGGTACATATCGCAAGCATTACAAGAAAACTTATCATCAGACTTCCTGATTTCAGTTTTGACGGACCAGGAATGGCTCCTTTTTCTCGGGATATTGATAATTTTTGGTTCAAGGTTTCAAGAGTTGCATTGACGGAACCATCTCCTTTTATGTATGTAAGAAGGCTAAGGTGGAGTAAAGAAATATTAAATGAACTGGATAGTGCAGGTGTTGATGTTTCAAATGTAAGTAGTAAAGAATTTTTAAGAATTTGTAATTCTTTTGAGATAAACGAGACAGATGGTTTAACTTATTTAAAAAGTTTCTTTAATCAGATTTGTGAAAAGTTAAAAATTGTACTGCCCAATTTTCCCTTGTTAGATGAACATTTCAATTCATTTTTTGCAAGTTCTGAAAGTAGAATTCAGAGATTGATTGATGAAGGAAATCCATATATTGGGGATATTGAAAATTTCAGAAAAGTATTCAGACAGCGAGATGGAATTACTGTTTCCACAATACACGGAACTAAAGGTGAAGAATACGATGCAGTTATTGGCTTTGGCTTATTGGACGGTTATGTTCCTCATTTTAATGATAATAATGGTATTGAAAATTCAAAGAAACTCTTGTATGTATTAGCTTCGAGAGCAAGAAAAAATTTACATCTTATTTCTGAAAAATATAGAAATGTTCATAAGTTTTATGCGCCAGATGGAAAGCCCCCAACCTCACATTTGCTTGAGTATACTTATGATTATTCTTTCCAAAAATTTGAAGGGATGGATTGA
- a CDS encoding DUF3408 domain-containing protein, with translation MEKDNKRKATPDINEEMMMNLMVDGVKKDGIQLPPEPIEKMENEAVKQEEFSRNKPAQKEKNRTKKILDGSYGDHFLKTHSMTKRGDKSIYIRQEYHERLSRIIQVIGKDEIPLYAYLDNILEHHFEVFEKAIIDDFNEKYKPIF, from the coding sequence ATGGAGAAAGATAATAAAAGAAAAGCTACGCCCGATATTAACGAGGAAATGATGATGAACTTGATGGTGGATGGCGTAAAAAAAGACGGAATACAGCTTCCTCCTGAACCCATTGAAAAAATGGAAAATGAGGCTGTAAAACAAGAAGAATTTTCAAGAAATAAACCTGCCCAAAAGGAAAAGAACCGAACAAAGAAAATTCTTGATGGAAGTTATGGCGACCATTTTTTGAAAACGCATTCGATGACAAAGCGTGGAGATAAAAGCATCTACATCCGGCAGGAATATCACGAACGATTATCCCGCATTATACAGGTTATAGGAAAAGATGAAATACCGCTGTATGCTTACCTTGATAATATTTTGGAGCATCATTTTGAAGTATTTGAGAAAGCCATTATAGACGATTTTAATGAGAAATATAAACCCATTTTTTAA
- a CDS encoding ParA family protein encodes MDTKKKPLFIAFSSQKGGVGKSTFTTLVASTMHYRLGYNVAVFDADFPQHSLMKMKTRDLAMVMENETLKKLAYKQFTTINKKAYPIMQHKADSVLEAAQEFVNTSTTPVDVVFFDLPGTVNTPGILNALAGMHHIFTPIAADRVVMESTLIFTQLLQDVIMKKGETSIETIHLFWNQVDGRESTPLYAVYNQLIEQLGLSLMQSQIKNSTRFRKESEADSKTVFRSTVMPPDERLMKACQLNLFIEEFLKIIQL; translated from the coding sequence ATGGACACAAAAAAGAAACCTCTGTTTATTGCATTTTCTTCTCAAAAAGGTGGCGTTGGCAAAAGTACATTTACAACGCTCGTTGCAAGTACGATGCACTATAGATTGGGCTACAATGTAGCTGTATTTGATGCGGATTTTCCACAACACAGTCTGATGAAAATGAAGACAAGAGATTTGGCAATGGTTATGGAAAATGAAACTTTAAAAAAGCTGGCGTACAAACAATTTACCACCATCAACAAAAAAGCCTATCCGATTATGCAGCACAAAGCGGATAGTGTATTGGAAGCGGCTCAAGAATTTGTAAATACTTCTACCACTCCTGTGGATGTGGTATTTTTTGACTTGCCAGGAACTGTGAACACGCCAGGAATTCTGAATGCATTGGCGGGAATGCATCACATTTTTACGCCCATCGCAGCAGACCGTGTAGTAATGGAGAGTACACTCATTTTTACACAACTTTTGCAGGATGTGATTATGAAAAAAGGAGAAACCTCCATAGAAACCATTCATCTTTTTTGGAACCAAGTGGACGGAAGAGAAAGTACGCCATTGTATGCTGTTTACAATCAATTGATTGAGCAATTAGGATTGAGTTTGATGCAAAGCCAAATCAAGAACAGTACACGTTTCCGCAAAGAAAGTGAAGCGGATAGCAAAACAGTTTTCCGTTCCACAGTAATGCCGCCGGATGAACGATTGATGAAAGCTTGTCAATTGAATTTATTCATCGAGGAGTTTTTAAAAATCATTCAATTATAG
- a CDS encoding conjugal transfer protein TraD, with the protein MEIVIVICLLIVIFLLVQDKIIINKKSKQKPTQEKINPNLPDIMGLPKPVRSLSMPNTANERQIEEDEINPDNLDIEYDENENVGIQIPQEELDEVFRNIPDLDEEEEEWNRYGISDGDDGFAQGVTFEELSSVGMLLQKEELEPAQKETAVDIVQRLQGTELFSLLESSIDGASRRIAELLDSTLTSETDAGSSTLRKSDVSDFDIGEFV; encoded by the coding sequence ATGGAAATAGTAATTGTAATATGCTTGCTGATTGTAATTTTCTTGCTTGTACAAGATAAAATCATCATCAATAAAAAGTCGAAACAAAAACCGACACAAGAAAAAATCAATCCAAATCTTCCTGATATTATGGGTCTGCCTAAGCCAGTAAGAAGCCTTTCGATGCCAAACACTGCCAATGAACGCCAAATTGAGGAAGACGAAATAAATCCTGATAATTTAGACATAGAATACGACGAAAATGAAAACGTAGGTATTCAAATTCCGCAGGAAGAGCTGGACGAAGTTTTCAGAAATATACCTGATTTGGATGAAGAGGAAGAGGAATGGAACAGGTACGGAATATCCGATGGCGATGACGGTTTTGCCCAAGGGGTTACCTTTGAAGAACTAAGCTCCGTGGGGATGTTGCTCCAAAAAGAAGAATTGGAACCAGCCCAAAAGGAAACAGCGGTAGATATAGTTCAAAGATTACAGGGAACCGAATTATTTAGTTTGCTGGAAAGTTCAATAGATGGTGCTTCCAGAAGAATTGCCGAGCTTTTGGACAGTACTCTCACTTCTGAGACGGATGCCGGTTCTTCCACTTTGCGGAAAAGTGATGTGAGTGATTTTGATATTGGGGAATTTGTGTGA
- a CDS encoding DUF4133 domain-containing protein, with translation MNYNINKGIGRTVEFKGLKAQYLFIFAGGLLGTLILVMILYMAGVNSYFCLFLGAGGSSLIVWQTFSLNRKYGEHGLMKIGAKKRHPKYIICRKLVHRYLKFNPKQNIV, from the coding sequence ATGAATTACAATATCAACAAAGGCATCGGAAGAACGGTGGAATTTAAAGGGCTGAAAGCACAGTATCTGTTCATTTTCGCAGGCGGATTACTGGGTACGCTTATTCTCGTAATGATACTGTATATGGCAGGTGTAAACTCTTACTTCTGTCTGTTTCTTGGTGCGGGCGGTTCTTCGCTGATAGTGTGGCAAACCTTTTCGCTCAACAGAAAATACGGCGAACACGGATTAATGAAAATCGGGGCAAAAAAAAGACATCCCAAATACATCATCTGCCGCAAGCTCGTGCACCGCTATCTGAAATTCAATCCTAAACAAAATATCGTATGA
- a CDS encoding DUF4134 domain-containing protein codes for MEKQRKKVLLAAVAMLSGIGAFAQGNGVGGINEATQMVTSYFDPATQLIYAIGAVVGLIGGVKVYNKFSSGDPDTSKTAASWFGACIFLIVAATILRSFFL; via the coding sequence ATGGAAAAACAAAGAAAAAAAGTTTTGCTGGCAGCCGTGGCTATGCTGTCAGGAATTGGTGCGTTCGCACAGGGAAACGGTGTGGGCGGCATCAACGAGGCTACGCAAATGGTAACTTCTTATTTCGACCCCGCAACTCAATTGATTTACGCTATCGGTGCAGTCGTAGGGTTAATAGGCGGCGTTAAAGTGTACAACAAGTTTAGTTCGGGCGACCCCGACACAAGCAAAACGGCAGCTTCGTGGTTTGGTGCGTGTATCTTCTTGATTGTGGCGGCTACTATCCTGCGTTCATTCTTCCTATAA